The segment ATCCGGAGTACGTAAACGCCCGTGTTCGCTCGCGCCGAGCGGCGATGTTGTCCGACGAGGACTACCGCAAGCTGATCCGGATGGGGCCGAGCGAGATCGCGCGGTTCATGGAAGAGACGGAGTACGAAACCGAGATCAACGCCCTCGGAACCCGCTTCTCCGGCGTCGATCTGATCGAGTACGCGTTGAACCGAAACCTCGCGAAGCACTTCGACGATCTGCTCGAGTGGTCCGAAGGTGAACTGTACGATCGCATCGTTCGATACCTCCGGAAGTTCGACGTCTGGAACCTGAAGACGATCGTTCGCGGGATCTACACCGAGAGCGATCCCGAGGAGATCCAGACCGACCTCATTCGCGCCGGCGAGCTCGACGACGGCACGCTCGATCGACTTGTCGAAGTCGATTCGGTCGAAGACGTCGTCGAGATCCTCGAGGGAACGATTTTCGCCGAACAGCTCGAGGACGCCTACGAAGACTACGAGGAGAGCGGGGCGCTCGTTCCGATCGAGAACGCGCTCGATCGAGCGTTTTACGAGAACCTACTCGAGGACCTGGGTCGGCCCCGAGAGGGACCGCAGGCGAAGTACGTCGAGTTCCTCGAGGCGGAGATCGACTTCCGAAACGCGCGGAACGCGTTGCGTCTCGCGCGGAGCGGAGCGGATCTCGACCCTGCTGCGTACTTCATCGAAGGTGGCGTTCTGTTCGACGAATCCGACCT is part of the Halostagnicola kamekurae genome and harbors:
- a CDS encoding V-type ATP synthase subunit C, producing MSTGASNPEYVNARVRSRRAAMLSDEDYRKLIRMGPSEIARFMEETEYETEINALGTRFSGVDLIEYALNRNLAKHFDDLLEWSEGELYDRIVRYLRKFDVWNLKTIVRGIYTESDPEEIQTDLIRAGELDDGTLDRLVEVDSVEDVVEILEGTIFAEQLEDAYEDYEESGALVPIENALDRAFYENLLEDLGRPREGPQAKYVEFLEAEIDFRNARNALRLARSGADLDPAAYFIEGGVLFDESDLNRLIDDYDTLVDHIADNKRYGDRLSGALDQLRDADSLIQFEHALDAALLEYADTLSSVYPTSISPVLSFVLAKEREVDNIRAIARGREVGLDENEIEEELVIL